The following coding sequences are from one bacterium SCSIO 12741 window:
- the mce gene encoding methylmalonyl-CoA epimerase — protein MALLKIEHLGIAVKDAQRSKEVFEKLLGNQADKEETVASEQVNTIFYQLGESKLELLESLDESSAIGKYLEKNREGIHHMAILVDDIHAEMERLRGEGFIFINEQPKEGADNKLIAFIHPKSANGILLELCQERA, from the coding sequence ATGGCCCTGTTGAAAATTGAACATTTAGGTATCGCTGTAAAAGACGCTCAACGTTCCAAAGAAGTATTTGAAAAGTTGCTTGGAAATCAGGCAGACAAGGAAGAAACGGTGGCGAGTGAGCAGGTAAACACCATCTTCTATCAATTGGGCGAGTCTAAATTGGAGCTTTTGGAGTCTTTGGATGAAAGCAGTGCCATTGGCAAATACCTGGAAAAGAACCGGGAAGGCATTCATCACATGGCGATTTTGGTGGATGATATTCATGCCGAAATGGAGCGCCTTAGAGGAGAAGGCTTCATCTTCATCAACGAACAGCCCAAGGAAGGGGCAGATAACAAACTGATTGCCTTTATCCACCCAAAGAGTGCCAATGGCATTCTACTGGAACTTTGCCAGGAAAGGGCTTAA
- a CDS encoding T9SS type A sorting domain-containing protein yields MKKFMYAAPLCLLILLGSIASAQSYISGVINRYTPVSNINVDYCSTEIEVNDASLFRSGDRVLIIQMKGATINSTSSSGTTYGDITSYNDAGNYEFATVNYVAGNSVFLNEALIRNYDPSSLVQLITVPQYNDVVVSGVLTAYGWDGSMGGVLVFEATGTVSMQADIDVSGLGFRGGNPSLNGAPSGTNFPYFAAPTTYAGEKGESINMTIAGQEAGLGKQANGGGGGNTVNSGGAGGSNYGTGGNGGNTTANNPYGGVGGAPMSTAILNNEKIFLGGGGGGGQQNNNLSNPGANGGGIVLFKACQVVSSDDYVIRSNGSRALDVSAGPSSGYYYIDGAGGGGAAGTVAIGVDNPDMSSVNIEVIGGGGGNAGNWLSRAHGPGGGGSGGAFLTNQAVVVNTLNMAGGNAGIVVMNNSPIQTPAPNGNYNATNGTIGGTWDRWKCPEAETCVEDVINDYTAVASIWIQDCYTYLDVANASAYRVGDRVLIIQMKGASINSTSTSSATYGDITSYNDAGNYEFADVYAVSGNTIVLNGLLTRSYTPSGLVQLVRVPVYGSVKIVGDINAVSWNGNTGGVVALEARYRTFFAADINVSGQGFKGGAVSTNGAPANTGFPYFASPTNYAGDKGESINLFITGQEAGMGKQANGGGGGNTQNAGGAGGGHYGTGGTGGKTTGNNAYGGVGGAPLATGILSFNKAFLGGGGGGGHQNNNVSTPGVEGGGMVFLKSCFVLGNGQSIIGNGNTAADANGSTPHGYGIDGAGGGGAGGQVLIDVDNGNLSSLNVLVNGGDGGDCGNWTSSTSHGPGGGGAAGAVLSNVTLSGVTYGLNGGAAGIVRNKSSWAPHALGNWGATAGTAGSYITGWECPEVEVCDACASPKGGPERSSDAVMTVVETGENGKQVSGAKTQDDDYHLYPNPSTGLINLVSETAEDRDLQVRVFSTSGQLVYQVVKSGSGLVSLDLSEVPVGIYVVELSTAEGYLQTERISIER; encoded by the coding sequence ATGAAAAAATTTATGTACGCAGCGCCTTTATGCCTGCTGATTCTGTTGGGCTCCATAGCGAGTGCACAGAGCTACATTTCGGGAGTGATCAACCGATACACTCCTGTATCCAACATCAACGTGGACTATTGTTCCACAGAAATTGAAGTCAACGATGCCTCCTTGTTTCGTTCAGGTGATCGTGTATTAATTATTCAGATGAAGGGAGCCACGATCAATTCGACTTCCTCATCGGGAACAACCTACGGCGATATCACGTCTTACAATGATGCCGGTAACTACGAATTTGCAACGGTCAATTACGTGGCAGGCAATTCGGTATTTCTGAATGAGGCCTTAATCCGAAATTACGACCCAAGTTCTTTGGTGCAGCTTATCACCGTGCCGCAGTACAACGACGTGGTGGTTAGTGGGGTTCTTACTGCCTATGGCTGGGACGGTAGCATGGGTGGTGTTTTGGTATTTGAAGCTACCGGAACGGTTTCCATGCAAGCCGATATCGATGTTTCTGGATTGGGTTTTCGTGGTGGTAATCCATCTCTCAATGGCGCTCCGTCTGGAACCAACTTTCCTTATTTCGCAGCACCTACTACCTATGCTGGAGAAAAGGGGGAAAGCATCAACATGACCATTGCCGGGCAAGAAGCCGGATTGGGCAAACAAGCCAATGGTGGTGGAGGTGGAAATACCGTGAACTCTGGTGGTGCTGGTGGTAGTAACTACGGCACGGGAGGAAACGGTGGAAACACAACAGCTAACAATCCGTACGGCGGTGTTGGTGGAGCTCCTATGAGCACGGCTATTTTGAACAATGAAAAAATCTTCCTCGGTGGAGGTGGTGGCGGAGGCCAGCAAAACAACAACTTGTCTAACCCAGGTGCCAACGGTGGTGGTATCGTTCTGTTTAAGGCTTGTCAAGTTGTCTCTTCCGACGATTATGTGATTCGCTCCAATGGAAGTCGTGCCTTGGATGTGAGTGCGGGTCCTTCTTCAGGCTATTACTACATTGATGGAGCCGGTGGCGGTGGTGCCGCTGGTACAGTAGCTATTGGAGTGGATAATCCGGACATGAGCTCCGTAAACATCGAAGTAATCGGTGGTGGCGGTGGAAATGCAGGAAACTGGTTGAGCCGCGCTCACGGCCCTGGTGGCGGTGGATCTGGTGGTGCCTTTTTAACGAATCAGGCTGTAGTGGTGAATACGCTAAACATGGCTGGCGGAAATGCCGGAATCGTGGTGATGAACAACTCTCCGATTCAAACTCCTGCACCTAATGGAAATTACAACGCAACCAATGGAACTATTGGTGGTACCTGGGACCGCTGGAAGTGTCCGGAAGCAGAAACATGTGTGGAAGATGTGATCAATGATTATACAGCTGTCGCCTCTATTTGGATTCAGGATTGCTACACCTACTTGGATGTGGCCAATGCTTCTGCTTACCGAGTAGGTGACCGGGTTTTGATCATTCAGATGAAAGGAGCCTCGATTAACAGCACCTCTACTTCTTCTGCTACTTATGGAGACATTACCTCATACAACGATGCGGGTAACTATGAATTTGCAGATGTATATGCGGTGAGCGGAAATACCATTGTGCTCAATGGCCTTTTAACAAGATCTTATACTCCTTCAGGACTGGTGCAGTTAGTAAGGGTTCCGGTATATGGAAGTGTGAAAATTGTAGGTGATATCAACGCGGTATCCTGGAATGGAAACACGGGTGGAGTTGTTGCATTAGAAGCAAGATACCGAACCTTCTTTGCTGCCGATATCAATGTATCTGGCCAAGGGTTTAAAGGCGGTGCCGTTTCTACTAATGGTGCTCCTGCCAATACCGGATTCCCTTATTTCGCTTCTCCAACAAACTATGCCGGAGATAAAGGCGAAAGCATCAATCTGTTCATTACCGGCCAGGAAGCTGGAATGGGTAAACAAGCCAACGGTGGTGGTGGCGGAAACACCCAAAATGCCGGTGGAGCCGGTGGTGGCCATTACGGAACGGGTGGAACAGGTGGAAAAACCACAGGAAACAATGCCTACGGTGGTGTTGGTGGTGCTCCGCTTGCTACCGGAATCCTATCCTTCAACAAAGCCTTCCTCGGAGGCGGTGGTGGCGGTGGCCATCAGAACAACAACGTTTCTACTCCTGGTGTAGAAGGTGGAGGAATGGTATTCCTTAAGTCTTGTTTTGTACTGGGTAACGGCCAGAGCATTATCGGAAATGGTAATACTGCTGCTGATGCTAATGGAAGCACACCTCACGGATACGGTATCGATGGTGCCGGCGGTGGTGGTGCCGGTGGCCAGGTATTGATCGACGTAGACAACGGAAATTTGAGCAGCCTAAACGTTTTGGTTAATGGTGGTGATGGAGGTGACTGTGGAAACTGGACCTCTTCTACCTCTCATGGCCCAGGTGGCGGTGGAGCTGCCGGAGCTGTTCTTTCTAACGTTACCCTGTCAGGGGTTACCTATGGTCTAAATGGTGGTGCTGCAGGAATTGTTCGAAACAAATCTTCCTGGGCCCCTCATGCCTTAGGTAATTGGGGAGCAACAGCCGGAACTGCTGGTTCCTATATCACTGGATGGGAATGCCCAGAGGTAGAGGTATGTGATGCTTGTGCTTCGCCAAAAGGTGGACCGGAAAGATCATCCGATGCGGTGATGACCGTGGTTGAAACCGGTGAAAATGGCAAACAAGTATCCGGAGCAAAGACTCAGGACGACGATTACCACTTGTATCCAAACCCAAGTACTGGGTTGATCAATTTGGTGAGCGAAACGGCTGAAGATAGAGATTTGCAAGTTCGGGTGTTTAGCACCTCAGGTCAACTGGTATACCAAGTGGTTAAATCTGGAAGCGGGTTGGTGAGTCTCGACTTAAGCGAAGTTCCTGTGGGAATTTACGTAGTTGAACTATCCACAGCAGAAGGTTATCTGCAAACCGAAAGAATCAGTATTGAACGATAG
- a CDS encoding FAD-dependent oxidoreductase gives MKAEWIIVGQGLAGSCIARQMEAQNMDFLLVDNQLERSSSLVAAGLYNPVVFRKFNLSFQAKKLVPYLRKFFGQIESEFGVEVHQDLPIYKLFHSHEEANNWAARCTEPGFDAFMDKDLLPAGFVESAECSFGAGRVKQAGRVNLPLLLQTLQAYFLEKSLLVTGEIQDLQANTEGFELSLTDGKTIQGQKVILCDGHLAKNENWFSYLPLGATKGDVLTVKIPGLKTDGVLNKGFFILPLGDDLFRVGATYEWGNSSYDLSEKGRQELLEKLEGVVQLPYEVIDQQSGLRPTVGDRRPLIGEHPKQKGLYTFNGLGSKGVMLAPYYSEHMVDYLLGKSELDPDVDLKRYEHHWEKNQKPASGN, from the coding sequence ATGAAGGCAGAATGGATAATCGTTGGACAAGGCTTGGCTGGCAGTTGCATCGCTCGGCAAATGGAGGCACAAAACATGGATTTTTTGTTGGTGGACAACCAACTGGAAAGATCTTCATCGCTCGTGGCAGCGGGTCTCTATAATCCTGTTGTTTTTCGAAAATTCAATCTCTCCTTTCAGGCTAAGAAATTGGTTCCCTACTTAAGGAAATTCTTCGGCCAAATTGAATCCGAATTTGGGGTAGAGGTTCACCAGGATCTTCCCATCTACAAGCTCTTCCATTCTCATGAAGAGGCCAATAACTGGGCGGCTCGATGCACCGAACCCGGATTTGATGCTTTTATGGATAAGGACCTCCTCCCTGCTGGTTTTGTAGAATCAGCGGAGTGTTCTTTTGGAGCTGGGAGAGTGAAGCAGGCTGGACGTGTAAACCTACCCTTGCTTTTACAAACCCTTCAAGCCTATTTTCTTGAAAAGAGTCTTTTGGTAACAGGGGAGATACAAGATCTACAAGCCAATACCGAGGGATTTGAATTGAGCCTAACCGATGGTAAGACTATCCAGGGTCAAAAGGTTATTCTTTGCGACGGCCACCTGGCCAAAAACGAAAACTGGTTTAGCTATCTACCCCTGGGAGCAACCAAAGGTGATGTTCTTACGGTAAAAATTCCAGGATTGAAAACAGATGGAGTCCTCAATAAAGGATTCTTTATCCTGCCCTTAGGCGATGATCTGTTTCGAGTGGGAGCGACCTATGAATGGGGTAATTCCAGTTACGACCTGTCTGAGAAAGGCCGCCAGGAACTCCTGGAAAAATTAGAAGGCGTAGTTCAATTGCCTTACGAAGTAATCGACCAACAATCGGGCTTAAGGCCCACCGTGGGCGATCGACGCCCATTAATTGGGGAGCACCCTAAACAAAAAGGACTCTACACTTTTAATGGTTTGGGTTCCAAAGGGGTAATGCTGGCTCCTTACTATTCCGAACATATGGTGGACTACCTGCTGGGAAAATCAGAATTGGATCCGGATGTGGACTTAAAACGCTACGAACACCATTGGGAGAAAAACCAAAAACCCGCCTCTGGAAATTAA
- a CDS encoding lamin tail domain-containing protein, whose protein sequence is MKKLFTLLTVLALSLSGMAQIVITEISYNPPESGSDSTEFIEILNTGSSTVNLNGYQFTSGVVYTFPSINLASGAYLVIAVDSVAIMNVYGVAARQWSSGGLSNGGEPIALKTSTGVLVDSLRYDDVSPWPTSPDGGGASLVLCDSTADNTNGANWSASTTLVTGKIVNSKQVYGSPGTRDAGCTSTPPPPASIPTYPIGTVTSSDPLGVVDSNNVECRLVGIVQGIDIGGSSATQFHLNDGNGIVVRKSGGFTPSYTVTEGDSVEVYGTVGHFNGLIQLNADSMNVLATGKAARMPMLVAEPNETYEAELIRVDSVTIIGGSWPSPGSSANMTVASTKLDTFTMRVDRNTLVDDSVTVAPVGMFDVIGFGGQFDFSSPYDEGYQLVPQVKGHIIPHTTAPPPPPAALPTYPIGTVTTVDVNGETDSLNVKCRITGIVHGVDLSGTSSSSNTFTITDASGGIGVFKGGGFTPAYTVRQGDSVEAWGSISQYNGLTQFSPDSMNVLDSMKMPDTPMKVSALGESTESRVIRIDSVELVDANQWPATGSNSNVQIRTLAGDTLTMRIDKDTYIDDSVAAPVGRFDVCGIGGQFDFSSPYFDGYQIIPQFTKDIKPHPAATCNDPSALGATNISDVSAELTWTTGGSNEWMIEWGTQGFTPGTGTRVHSITNPHLLSGLTPNTAYDFYVQDSCATIGLSNQVGPFTFTTLAAPKPLPLYPIDVLRTVDANGEPDSNNVDCRIVGTVFTPDFDGNNGISFWIQDGTAGINVFNFNDVSNYVVEEGDSIMVWGSVGFYNGLTEMIADSIQVLATGKMIEGPWDADELDEDTESEWISICNVKLADPSEWPAAGSNANVNIVTMDNDTLTMRIDKDVFIQDSMPNPPSGMFSVMGVGNQFDASSPYFDGYQINPRSHLDFDTSVCGTPTAITVDSAGKTTAAISWTSGGGSEWDIRWYQNGTPVDSAMGLTSTNYSITGLTENTTYEVWIFEVCDLHCSEWTGPESFTTDSTATGPDGVNELNGKSQALVAYPNPNNTGTLMLNKTVNVVINNLLGQPVLRSNDSNTIDISGLDTGIYLILTDEYEAVRLIVK, encoded by the coding sequence ATGAAAAAGCTATTTACTCTGTTAACGGTGCTTGCTTTGAGCCTTTCTGGAATGGCCCAAATCGTGATCACCGAAATCAGTTACAATCCTCCCGAATCGGGATCGGATTCAACCGAATTCATTGAAATTCTGAATACCGGATCATCTACTGTTAACTTGAACGGTTACCAGTTTACCTCCGGTGTTGTTTATACCTTCCCATCCATTAACCTGGCATCGGGAGCTTACTTAGTAATTGCCGTTGATTCAGTTGCTATTATGAATGTTTATGGAGTTGCTGCTCGTCAGTGGTCTTCAGGTGGATTGTCAAACGGTGGTGAGCCTATCGCACTTAAGACCAGCACAGGTGTCTTGGTGGATTCACTTCGCTACGACGATGTTTCTCCATGGCCTACCAGCCCTGATGGTGGTGGTGCTTCTTTGGTGTTGTGTGACTCTACAGCTGATAACACCAATGGTGCAAACTGGTCAGCTTCTACGACCCTTGTAACCGGAAAAATTGTAAACAGCAAGCAGGTTTACGGTTCTCCTGGAACCAGAGATGCTGGATGTACCAGTACTCCTCCTCCTCCCGCTTCTATTCCTACTTACCCAATTGGTACAGTAACCTCAAGCGATCCACTTGGAGTAGTTGACTCCAACAATGTAGAGTGTCGTTTGGTAGGTATCGTACAGGGTATTGATATTGGAGGAAGCAGCGCTACCCAGTTCCACTTGAACGATGGAAACGGTATCGTAGTTCGTAAATCTGGTGGCTTCACCCCTTCTTATACTGTAACTGAAGGTGACTCTGTCGAAGTTTACGGAACTGTTGGTCATTTCAACGGATTGATCCAGTTGAACGCTGACTCCATGAACGTGTTGGCTACTGGAAAAGCAGCTCGTATGCCTATGTTGGTTGCTGAGCCTAATGAAACCTACGAAGCAGAGTTGATCCGTGTAGACTCGGTAACCATTATCGGTGGTTCATGGCCTTCTCCAGGAAGCAGTGCAAACATGACTGTTGCTTCTACCAAGTTGGATACTTTCACCATGCGTGTTGATCGCAACACCTTGGTTGATGACAGTGTTACTGTTGCTCCAGTTGGAATGTTTGACGTAATCGGGTTTGGTGGTCAGTTTGACTTCAGCTCTCCTTACGATGAAGGATACCAATTGGTTCCTCAGGTAAAAGGACACATAATTCCTCACACTACTGCACCTCCTCCCCCACCAGCAGCTCTTCCTACTTATCCTATTGGAACGGTAACCACTGTTGATGTTAACGGAGAAACAGATTCATTGAATGTTAAATGCCGTATTACAGGTATTGTACACGGTGTTGACTTAAGCGGAACTTCTTCCAGCAGCAACACCTTCACCATTACTGATGCTTCTGGTGGAATCGGTGTATTTAAAGGTGGTGGATTTACTCCTGCCTATACCGTACGTCAAGGTGATTCAGTTGAAGCTTGGGGAAGTATTTCTCAGTATAACGGATTGACTCAATTCTCTCCTGACTCAATGAACGTTTTGGACAGCATGAAAATGCCAGATACTCCAATGAAGGTTTCTGCCTTGGGTGAGTCTACTGAATCTCGTGTGATCCGTATTGACAGCGTAGAATTGGTAGACGCCAATCAGTGGCCTGCAACCGGAAGCAACTCCAACGTTCAAATTCGCACCTTGGCTGGTGATACTTTAACTATGCGTATCGACAAGGATACTTACATCGATGACAGCGTTGCTGCTCCGGTAGGTAGATTCGACGTTTGTGGTATTGGCGGTCAGTTTGACTTTAGCTCTCCTTACTTTGACGGATACCAAATTATTCCTCAATTTACGAAGGACATTAAGCCTCATCCAGCGGCTACTTGTAACGATCCAAGCGCTTTGGGTGCGACTAACATCAGCGATGTTTCTGCTGAGTTGACCTGGACAACTGGTGGATCTAACGAATGGATGATCGAATGGGGAACTCAAGGATTTACTCCTGGAACAGGAACTCGTGTTCACTCCATCACAAACCCTCACCTGTTGAGTGGTTTGACTCCAAACACCGCTTACGACTTCTATGTACAGGATAGCTGTGCAACCATCGGTTTGAGTAACCAAGTTGGTCCTTTCACCTTTACTACTTTGGCTGCTCCTAAGCCACTTCCATTGTACCCAATTGACGTTCTGCGCACCGTTGACGCTAACGGAGAGCCTGATTCAAACAACGTTGATTGTCGTATTGTAGGTACTGTATTTACGCCTGACTTTGATGGAAACAACGGAATTAGCTTCTGGATTCAAGATGGAACTGCTGGAATCAACGTTTTCAACTTCAACGATGTAAGTAACTACGTAGTTGAAGAAGGTGACTCAATCATGGTTTGGGGTTCTGTTGGATTCTACAACGGATTGACCGAAATGATTGCTGACTCTATTCAGGTGTTGGCTACTGGCAAAATGATCGAAGGTCCTTGGGACGCTGACGAGTTGGATGAAGACACCGAAAGCGAGTGGATTTCTATCTGTAACGTTAAGTTGGCTGATCCTTCTGAATGGCCTGCGGCTGGAAGCAACGCTAACGTGAACATCGTTACTATGGACAACGATACTTTGACTATGCGTATAGACAAGGACGTATTCATCCAGGATTCTATGCCAAACCCTCCTTCTGGAATGTTTAGCGTAATGGGTGTTGGAAACCAGTTTGACGCAAGTTCTCCTTACTTCGATGGTTACCAAATCAATCCACGTTCTCACCTGGACTTTGATACTTCTGTATGTGGTACTCCAACTGCAATCACTGTAGACAGCGCTGGCAAAACTACTGCCGCTATCAGCTGGACTTCAGGTGGTGGTTCTGAGTGGGATATCCGTTGGTACCAAAATGGAACTCCAGTAGATTCAGCTATGGGCTTAACTTCTACTAACTACTCCATTACTGGTTTGACAGAAAACACTACTTACGAAGTATGGATTTTTGAAGTATGCGACTTGCACTGCTCTGAGTGGACCGGTCCTGAATCCTTTACTACCGATTCTACGGCTACTGGCCCTGACGGAGTAAATGAATTGAACGGAAAGTCTCAAGCATTGGTTGCTTACCCTAACCCTAACAACACTGGAACTTTGATGCTGAACAAAACCGTAAACGTTGTGATCAACAACTTGCTCGGTCAGCCAGTATTGCGTTCTAATGACTCTAACACAATCGATATTAGCGGTCTTGACACAGGTATCTACCTAATCTTGACTGATGAATACGAAGCTGTTCGTCTGATTGTAAAATAA
- a CDS encoding lamin tail domain-containing protein, giving the protein MGNTATDLTVELGLAETAESGDLVINEVLFDPQSGASSDYVELYNRSKKILDLQNWQLCEFDYVKDTLDGCKIISETPYPLFPGAFVLINKDNAEIKRIYPTHDEKAFIQLASLPTMSNDAGAVVVLNDTAVQIDRFDYTSDMHNALIRDPDGVALERVDYDLPTQDMGNWNSAAQSVGYGTPGLENSQFLPARDFSNQFTVEPETFSPDNDGFDDVVHLNYNLNKDGFVAQVQVYDTEGRLIRDLANNQLLGVQGTITWNGDNDDGQKASTGIYIFFIELVDPDGHTERVKKTCVLAVKF; this is encoded by the coding sequence GTGGGAAATACAGCAACTGACTTAACCGTAGAGCTGGGCTTGGCTGAAACTGCGGAAAGTGGTGACTTGGTAATTAATGAAGTGCTCTTTGACCCTCAATCGGGAGCAAGTTCGGATTATGTCGAGCTTTATAATCGTTCTAAGAAAATTTTGGATTTACAGAATTGGCAGCTCTGTGAGTTCGACTATGTAAAAGACACCCTGGATGGTTGCAAAATCATTTCCGAAACTCCTTATCCTCTATTTCCCGGAGCTTTTGTGCTAATTAATAAGGATAATGCCGAAATCAAGAGGATTTATCCAACACATGACGAGAAGGCCTTTATCCAGCTTGCAAGCCTTCCTACCATGTCCAACGATGCCGGGGCTGTAGTAGTGCTTAACGATACCGCCGTTCAGATTGATCGATTTGATTACACCAGTGATATGCACAATGCCTTGATCCGCGATCCGGACGGTGTGGCTTTGGAGCGAGTAGATTACGATTTACCCACCCAGGATATGGGCAATTGGAACAGCGCCGCACAAAGTGTTGGATACGGGACTCCAGGTTTGGAGAACTCACAATTTTTGCCCGCCAGAGATTTTAGCAATCAATTCACAGTGGAACCCGAAACTTTTTCTCCGGATAACGATGGATTTGATGATGTAGTCCATTTGAACTACAACCTAAACAAAGATGGCTTTGTAGCCCAAGTTCAGGTCTACGATACTGAAGGCCGATTGATCCGCGATTTAGCCAACAATCAACTTCTTGGCGTTCAGGGAACTATCACTTGGAATGGCGATAATGACGACGGTCAAAAGGCCAGCACAGGTATCTATATCTTCTTTATTGAACTGGTCGACCCCGATGGCCATACCGAACGCGTGAAAAAAACCTGCGTGTTAGCGGTAAAATTTTAA